Proteins from a single region of Palaemon carinicauda isolate YSFRI2023 chromosome 1, ASM3689809v2, whole genome shotgun sequence:
- the LOC137643118 gene encoding uncharacterized protein isoform X4 produces MSILVWSSALTIVVAVRVAAIEVTWTDPADLDLFKSPHYLCPREGRFPHPWQCGKYVECIRDSKKGIFRKRFKNCHGAVFNSTRKICMMTEEGDECASRPRTARSLTVDRRFSSICDSRRNGFFCADCKTVVNCIEGVAFVENCGTSDTCSIKDAFGGAICYPTPEPSCSCSRANAFFIDPYDTQMFFFCSATEAEPDMYHCPGEMIFDESTQQCKNANGFSPCMEAGVFAYHDDCTQYYTCIASQNGWIQKPFSCSDGLMYNEIKGQCEDPCSWDTGKFTCQREGRFSDPLSCDKYYECVLLSDGSFRQDQRQCPHGYEWVQSELGVGRCGKGPSPNCQPLTLTKCIIPDTCSEAPAGSVAPAGSAAPAGSAAPAGSVAPAGSAAPAASIRGGQLITNFRTSGGNSNPPQYAFVHYPVGSDSVWNPPNRGDRRARVSN; encoded by the exons TCCGGCAGATCTTGACTTGTTTAAAAGCCCCCATTACCTGTGCCCGAGAGAAGGCCGATTCCCGCATCCGTGGCAGTGCGGGAAGTACGTCGAGTGTATCCGGGACTCCAAGAAAGGAATCTTCAGGAAGCGCTTCAAAAACTGCCATGGCGCCGTCTTCAATTCGACCCGCAAGATTTGCATGATGACGGAAGAG GGGGACGAATGTGCAAGTAGACCACGTACTGCCAGATCTCTTACCGTCGATCGTAGGTTCAGCAGCATCTGCGACAGCAGGCGTAATGGATTCTTCTGCGCCGATTGCAAAACAGTTGTGAATTGTATCGAAGGAGTTGCATTTGTTGAAAATTGCGGCACATCGGATACTTGCTCAATAAAGGATGCATTTGGTGGAGCCATCTGCTATCCTACACCCGAACCATCATGCTCCTGCAGCCGCGCCAACGCATTCTTCATCGATCCTTATGACACACAAATGTTCTTCTTCTGTAGCGCTACTGAAGCAGAACCTGACATGTATCACTGCCCAGGGGAAATGATCTTTGATGAAAGTACTCAACAGTGCAAGAATGCGAACGGCTTTTCTCCATGTATGGAAGCAGGCGTCTTTGCTTACCATGATGACTGCACTCAATACTATACTTGTATTGCAAGTCAAAATGGCTGGATCCAAAAACCCTTTTCCTGCAGTGATGGTTTGATGTACAATGAAATTAAAGGGCAATGTGAAGATCCCTGTAGCTGGGACACAGGAAAATTCACTTGCCAAAGAGAAGGACGTTTCTCTGACCCTCTCAGCTGTGATAAATATTACGAGTGTGTCCTATTAAGTGACGGAAGCTTTCGACAAGACCAACGACAATGTCCTCATGGATATGAATGGGTTCAGAGTGAGCTTGGAGTAGGAAGGTGTGGGAAGGGACCCTCCCCCAACTGCCAGCCTTTGACACTTACCAAATGTATCATTCCAGATACATGCTCCGAAG CCCCAGCAGGCTCTGTAGCCCCAGCAGGCTCTGCAGCCCCAGCAGGCTCTGCAGCCCCAGCAGGCTCTGTAGCCCCAGCAGGCTCTGCAGCCCCAGCAGCCAGTATCCGTGGTGGACAGCTAATAACTAATTTTAGGACATCAGGAGGTAACTCCAATCCTCCCCAATATGCATTTGTACATTACCCGGTTGGATCAGATTCTGTCTGGAACCCACCGAATCGTGGTGATCGCCGAGCTCGCGTTTCCAACTGA
- the LOC137643118 gene encoding uncharacterized protein isoform X2, producing the protein MSILVWSSALTIVVAVRVAAIEVTWTDPADLDLFKSPHYLCPREGRFPHPWQCGKYVECIRDSKKGIFRKRFKNCHGAVFNSTRKICMMTEEGDECASRPRTARSLTVDRRFSSICDSRRNGFFCADCKTVVNCIEGVAFVENCGTSDTCSIKDAFGGAICYPTPEPSCSCSRANAFFIDPYDTQMFFFCSATEAEPDMYHCPGEMIFDESTQQCKNANGFSPCMEAGVFAYHDDCTQYYTCIASQNGWIQKPFSCSDGLMYNEIKGQCEDPCSWDTGKFTCQREGRFSDPLSCDKYYECVLLSDGSFRQDQRQCPHGYEWVQSELGVGRCGKGPSPNCQPLTLTKCIIPDTCSEAPAGSVAPAGSAAPAGSVAPAGSAAPAGSAAPAGSVAPAGSAAPAASIRGGQLITNFRTSGGNSNPPQYAFVHYPVGSDSVWNPPNRGDRRARVSN; encoded by the exons TCCGGCAGATCTTGACTTGTTTAAAAGCCCCCATTACCTGTGCCCGAGAGAAGGCCGATTCCCGCATCCGTGGCAGTGCGGGAAGTACGTCGAGTGTATCCGGGACTCCAAGAAAGGAATCTTCAGGAAGCGCTTCAAAAACTGCCATGGCGCCGTCTTCAATTCGACCCGCAAGATTTGCATGATGACGGAAGAG GGGGACGAATGTGCAAGTAGACCACGTACTGCCAGATCTCTTACCGTCGATCGTAGGTTCAGCAGCATCTGCGACAGCAGGCGTAATGGATTCTTCTGCGCCGATTGCAAAACAGTTGTGAATTGTATCGAAGGAGTTGCATTTGTTGAAAATTGCGGCACATCGGATACTTGCTCAATAAAGGATGCATTTGGTGGAGCCATCTGCTATCCTACACCCGAACCATCATGCTCCTGCAGCCGCGCCAACGCATTCTTCATCGATCCTTATGACACACAAATGTTCTTCTTCTGTAGCGCTACTGAAGCAGAACCTGACATGTATCACTGCCCAGGGGAAATGATCTTTGATGAAAGTACTCAACAGTGCAAGAATGCGAACGGCTTTTCTCCATGTATGGAAGCAGGCGTCTTTGCTTACCATGATGACTGCACTCAATACTATACTTGTATTGCAAGTCAAAATGGCTGGATCCAAAAACCCTTTTCCTGCAGTGATGGTTTGATGTACAATGAAATTAAAGGGCAATGTGAAGATCCCTGTAGCTGGGACACAGGAAAATTCACTTGCCAAAGAGAAGGACGTTTCTCTGACCCTCTCAGCTGTGATAAATATTACGAGTGTGTCCTATTAAGTGACGGAAGCTTTCGACAAGACCAACGACAATGTCCTCATGGATATGAATGGGTTCAGAGTGAGCTTGGAGTAGGAAGGTGTGGGAAGGGACCCTCCCCCAACTGCCAGCCTTTGACACTTACCAAATGTATCATTCCAGATACATGCTCCGAAG CCCCAGCAGGCTCTGTAGCCCCAGCAGGCTCTGCAGCCCCAGCAGGCTCTGTAGCCCCAGCAGGCTCTGCAGCCCCAGCAGGCTCTGCAGCCCCAGCAGGCTCTGTAGCCCCAGCAGGCTCTGCAGCCCCAGCAGCCAGTATCCGTGGTGGACAGCTAATAACTAATTTTAGGACATCAGGAGGTAACTCCAATCCTCCCCAATATGCATTTGTACATTACCCGGTTGGATCAGATTCTGTCTGGAACCCACCGAATCGTGGTGATCGCCGAGCTCGCGTTTCCAACTGA
- the LOC137643118 gene encoding uncharacterized protein isoform X3 produces MSILVWSSALTIVVAVRVAAIEVTWTDPADLDLFKSPHYLCPREGRFPHPWQCGKYVECIRDSKKGIFRKRFKNCHGAVFNSTRKICMMTEEGDECASRPRTARSLTVDRRFSSICDSRRNGFFCADCKTVVNCIEGVAFVENCGTSDTCSIKDAFGGAICYPTPEPSCSCSRANAFFIDPYDTQMFFFCSATEAEPDMYHCPGEMIFDESTQQCKNANGFSPCMEAGVFAYHDDCTQYYTCIASQNGWIQKPFSCSDGLMYNEIKGQCEDPCSWDTGKFTCQREGRFSDPLSCDKYYECVLLSDGSFRQDQRQCPHGYEWVQSELGVGRCGKGPSPNCQPLTLTKCIIPDTCSEAPAGSAAPAGSVAPAGSAAPAGSAAPAGSVAPAGSAAPAASIRGGQLITNFRTSGGNSNPPQYAFVHYPVGSDSVWNPPNRGDRRARVSN; encoded by the exons TCCGGCAGATCTTGACTTGTTTAAAAGCCCCCATTACCTGTGCCCGAGAGAAGGCCGATTCCCGCATCCGTGGCAGTGCGGGAAGTACGTCGAGTGTATCCGGGACTCCAAGAAAGGAATCTTCAGGAAGCGCTTCAAAAACTGCCATGGCGCCGTCTTCAATTCGACCCGCAAGATTTGCATGATGACGGAAGAG GGGGACGAATGTGCAAGTAGACCACGTACTGCCAGATCTCTTACCGTCGATCGTAGGTTCAGCAGCATCTGCGACAGCAGGCGTAATGGATTCTTCTGCGCCGATTGCAAAACAGTTGTGAATTGTATCGAAGGAGTTGCATTTGTTGAAAATTGCGGCACATCGGATACTTGCTCAATAAAGGATGCATTTGGTGGAGCCATCTGCTATCCTACACCCGAACCATCATGCTCCTGCAGCCGCGCCAACGCATTCTTCATCGATCCTTATGACACACAAATGTTCTTCTTCTGTAGCGCTACTGAAGCAGAACCTGACATGTATCACTGCCCAGGGGAAATGATCTTTGATGAAAGTACTCAACAGTGCAAGAATGCGAACGGCTTTTCTCCATGTATGGAAGCAGGCGTCTTTGCTTACCATGATGACTGCACTCAATACTATACTTGTATTGCAAGTCAAAATGGCTGGATCCAAAAACCCTTTTCCTGCAGTGATGGTTTGATGTACAATGAAATTAAAGGGCAATGTGAAGATCCCTGTAGCTGGGACACAGGAAAATTCACTTGCCAAAGAGAAGGACGTTTCTCTGACCCTCTCAGCTGTGATAAATATTACGAGTGTGTCCTATTAAGTGACGGAAGCTTTCGACAAGACCAACGACAATGTCCTCATGGATATGAATGGGTTCAGAGTGAGCTTGGAGTAGGAAGGTGTGGGAAGGGACCCTCCCCCAACTGCCAGCCTTTGACACTTACCAAATGTATCATTCCAGATACATGCTCCGAAG CCCCAGCAGGCTCTGCAGCCCCAGCAGGCTCTGTAGCCCCAGCAGGCTCTGCAGCCCCAGCAGGCTCTGCAGCCCCAGCAGGCTCTGTAGCCCCAGCAGGCTCTGCAGCCCCAGCAGCCAGTATCCGTGGTGGACAGCTAATAACTAATTTTAGGACATCAGGAGGTAACTCCAATCCTCCCCAATATGCATTTGTACATTACCCGGTTGGATCAGATTCTGTCTGGAACCCACCGAATCGTGGTGATCGCCGAGCTCGCGTTTCCAACTGA
- the LOC137643118 gene encoding uncharacterized protein isoform X1 translates to MSILVWSSALTIVVAVRVAAIEVTWTDPADLDLFKSPHYLCPREGRFPHPWQCGKYVECIRDSKKGIFRKRFKNCHGAVFNSTRKICMMTEEGDECASRPRTARSLTVDRRFSSICDSRRNGFFCADCKTVVNCIEGVAFVENCGTSDTCSIKDAFGGAICYPTPEPSCSCSRANAFFIDPYDTQMFFFCSATEAEPDMYHCPGEMIFDESTQQCKNANGFSPCMEAGVFAYHDDCTQYYTCIASQNGWIQKPFSCSDGLMYNEIKGQCEDPCSWDTGKFTCQREGRFSDPLSCDKYYECVLLSDGSFRQDQRQCPHGYEWVQSELGVGRCGKGPSPNCQPLTLTKCIIPDTCSEAPAGFVAPAGSVAPAGSAAPAGSVAPAGSAAPAGSAAPAGSVAPAGSAAPAASIRGGQLITNFRTSGGNSNPPQYAFVHYPVGSDSVWNPPNRGDRRARVSN, encoded by the exons TCCGGCAGATCTTGACTTGTTTAAAAGCCCCCATTACCTGTGCCCGAGAGAAGGCCGATTCCCGCATCCGTGGCAGTGCGGGAAGTACGTCGAGTGTATCCGGGACTCCAAGAAAGGAATCTTCAGGAAGCGCTTCAAAAACTGCCATGGCGCCGTCTTCAATTCGACCCGCAAGATTTGCATGATGACGGAAGAG GGGGACGAATGTGCAAGTAGACCACGTACTGCCAGATCTCTTACCGTCGATCGTAGGTTCAGCAGCATCTGCGACAGCAGGCGTAATGGATTCTTCTGCGCCGATTGCAAAACAGTTGTGAATTGTATCGAAGGAGTTGCATTTGTTGAAAATTGCGGCACATCGGATACTTGCTCAATAAAGGATGCATTTGGTGGAGCCATCTGCTATCCTACACCCGAACCATCATGCTCCTGCAGCCGCGCCAACGCATTCTTCATCGATCCTTATGACACACAAATGTTCTTCTTCTGTAGCGCTACTGAAGCAGAACCTGACATGTATCACTGCCCAGGGGAAATGATCTTTGATGAAAGTACTCAACAGTGCAAGAATGCGAACGGCTTTTCTCCATGTATGGAAGCAGGCGTCTTTGCTTACCATGATGACTGCACTCAATACTATACTTGTATTGCAAGTCAAAATGGCTGGATCCAAAAACCCTTTTCCTGCAGTGATGGTTTGATGTACAATGAAATTAAAGGGCAATGTGAAGATCCCTGTAGCTGGGACACAGGAAAATTCACTTGCCAAAGAGAAGGACGTTTCTCTGACCCTCTCAGCTGTGATAAATATTACGAGTGTGTCCTATTAAGTGACGGAAGCTTTCGACAAGACCAACGACAATGTCCTCATGGATATGAATGGGTTCAGAGTGAGCTTGGAGTAGGAAGGTGTGGGAAGGGACCCTCCCCCAACTGCCAGCCTTTGACACTTACCAAATGTATCATTCCAGATACATGCTCCGAAG CCCCAGCAGGCTTTGTAGCCCCAGCAGGCTCTGTAGCCCCAGCAGGCTCTGCAGCCCCAGCAGGCTCTGTAGCCCCAGCAGGCTCTGCAGCCCCAGCAGGCTCTGCAGCCCCAGCAGGCTCTGTAGCCCCAGCAGGCTCTGCAGCCCCAGCAGCCAGTATCCGTGGTGGACAGCTAATAACTAATTTTAGGACATCAGGAGGTAACTCCAATCCTCCCCAATATGCATTTGTACATTACCCGGTTGGATCAGATTCTGTCTGGAACCCACCGAATCGTGGTGATCGCCGAGCTCGCGTTTCCAACTGA
- the LOC137643118 gene encoding uncharacterized protein isoform X5, whose product MSILVWSSALTIVVAVRVAAIEVTWTDPADLDLFKSPHYLCPREGRFPHPWQCGKYVECIRDSKKGIFRKRFKNCHGAVFNSTRKICMMTEEGDECASRPRTARSLTVDRRFSSICDSRRNGFFCADCKTVVNCIEGVAFVENCGTSDTCSIKDAFGGAICYPTPEPSCSCSRANAFFIDPYDTQMFFFCSATEAEPDMYHCPGEMIFDESTQQCKNANGFSPCMEAGVFAYHDDCTQYYTCIASQNGWIQKPFSCSDGLMYNEIKGQCEDPCSWDTGKFTCQREGRFSDPLSCDKYYECVLLSDGSFRQDQRQCPHGYEWVQSELGVGRCGKGPSPNCQPLTLTKCIIPDTCSEAPAGSAAPAGSAAPAGSVAPAGSAAPAASIRGGQLITNFRTSGGNSNPPQYAFVHYPVGSDSVWNPPNRGDRRARVSN is encoded by the exons TCCGGCAGATCTTGACTTGTTTAAAAGCCCCCATTACCTGTGCCCGAGAGAAGGCCGATTCCCGCATCCGTGGCAGTGCGGGAAGTACGTCGAGTGTATCCGGGACTCCAAGAAAGGAATCTTCAGGAAGCGCTTCAAAAACTGCCATGGCGCCGTCTTCAATTCGACCCGCAAGATTTGCATGATGACGGAAGAG GGGGACGAATGTGCAAGTAGACCACGTACTGCCAGATCTCTTACCGTCGATCGTAGGTTCAGCAGCATCTGCGACAGCAGGCGTAATGGATTCTTCTGCGCCGATTGCAAAACAGTTGTGAATTGTATCGAAGGAGTTGCATTTGTTGAAAATTGCGGCACATCGGATACTTGCTCAATAAAGGATGCATTTGGTGGAGCCATCTGCTATCCTACACCCGAACCATCATGCTCCTGCAGCCGCGCCAACGCATTCTTCATCGATCCTTATGACACACAAATGTTCTTCTTCTGTAGCGCTACTGAAGCAGAACCTGACATGTATCACTGCCCAGGGGAAATGATCTTTGATGAAAGTACTCAACAGTGCAAGAATGCGAACGGCTTTTCTCCATGTATGGAAGCAGGCGTCTTTGCTTACCATGATGACTGCACTCAATACTATACTTGTATTGCAAGTCAAAATGGCTGGATCCAAAAACCCTTTTCCTGCAGTGATGGTTTGATGTACAATGAAATTAAAGGGCAATGTGAAGATCCCTGTAGCTGGGACACAGGAAAATTCACTTGCCAAAGAGAAGGACGTTTCTCTGACCCTCTCAGCTGTGATAAATATTACGAGTGTGTCCTATTAAGTGACGGAAGCTTTCGACAAGACCAACGACAATGTCCTCATGGATATGAATGGGTTCAGAGTGAGCTTGGAGTAGGAAGGTGTGGGAAGGGACCCTCCCCCAACTGCCAGCCTTTGACACTTACCAAATGTATCATTCCAGATACATGCTCCGAAG CCCCAGCAGGCTCTGCAGCCCCAGCAGGCTCTGCAGCCCCAGCAGGCTCTGTAGCCCCAGCAGGCTCTGCAGCCCCAGCAGCCAGTATCCGTGGTGGACAGCTAATAACTAATTTTAGGACATCAGGAGGTAACTCCAATCCTCCCCAATATGCATTTGTACATTACCCGGTTGGATCAGATTCTGTCTGGAACCCACCGAATCGTGGTGATCGCCGAGCTCGCGTTTCCAACTGA